The following nucleotide sequence is from Synergistaceae bacterium.
CTTTGAGGCGGTGAGACACAGCCTCGCGAAAAACCTTCTCTCCGCTGGTAGGGGAATAATGGACTTTCCCCTGTTCCATCGCGTCAATCGCCGCTTTTTTGATGTGAGCAGGAGTGTCGAAATCGGGCCTTCCTATTGTCAGGTTGCAGATGTCGATCCCCTGCGAGATCAAATCCTGTGCAATCGTCGCTATTCTCCGTATAGGAGAACTTTCCAGAAGACATACTCTGGAAGCAATTCTATTTTCTGACATATTATTCACTTCTTTCTGACTTTAAAAATTATAAACATATATAAACGGTTTTTCAAGTGCTTAACTATATTTTTATCATGTATAAATAACTTTTTAATATAGATTAAGCGAGACTGATGAAATTTTTATAACATCAATTTATTTAATTATGCAAAATTATGGTGTGATGATGATAAATTTACTCCTTCATCAGGGAGATGTCCAATAAATAAATTCCATAACAATTATTAGAAAAACTAATATATCGTTTAGATTGGTGGTGCAACCTTCCGATGGGAAAATTTCGAGGGGAAAAAGATAAGACTTCATACCAATTTGAAATAAAAGGCCTAAAGTTAGAATAGCTAAAAGCAGTGATATTCAAACATTAGCTTCTTCATTAACGCTCGGTTGAAAGCAAATTGGTATCAGGTCTTCACTTCGACTTCAAACTGGCATGAAAACAGGCCCGCGGACGCTGCTGCTGCCGTCCGCGGGCCCTCGCGTTTTCGGTTTTATGTCCGTTACGGCGCTACGCCTCAGGGTTCAGCTTTCGCAGCAGGTTTTTGCAGAAATGTATCTCCATGCGCTCTTTGGCCTGACGTTCACCGTAGCGCTCCCACAGCGGTTCGGTCAGTTCCATCTCGATGGGAACGTTGTCGGAAACGAAGGCGGCGTCCACAGAGCGCGAGTCCTTGGAGGCCGAGGTTTTCAGGATTTCCGCGGCGACACCGGAGAAATTCTGCAGTCCCCGCTCCACCGAGCAGGCCCCTTCCTCCCCCAGATGGTCCAGAGCGGCCTGCAGCAGGTGGAAGTAAAGCTTGATGCTCAAAATTCCGAATCCGCGCTTGCCGTTGGCGTTTTCGGGCTCGATTTCAGGGGGAATCCAGGCGGGGTCGTATTCCTCGAAGCACTGAGGCCGCAGCTCCTCCGGCAGGTTTTCCGGACGAAGCACCACGTTGAACGCGCAGTACTCGTCGCCCTCCTGCGTCAGCGTTTTCGCCAGGTTGACGTAAGTGTAGTCGTAGGCGTAGGCGCTGTAACAGGCGGGATGGAACTCCTCGCAGTAAATTCGTCCAACTTCCCTCTGACCCTGAGCTTTCCAGGCGTCGGCCATGGGACAGACCAGGGTGTGGGACACCCGCTCCTGAGGGTTGAGCTCCTGAAGCTCCCGACGGAAGCGAGGGTCGCCGGGAAGGTCGTGGGACAG
It contains:
- a CDS encoding L-2-amino-thiazoline-4-carboxylic acid hydrolase; translation: MYTYEERCVMNLGDCYTLLYGCIGRQLLDDHGETGEKALRDATRRFGIDRALATREKHLAWGAKINMQNLFTLSHDLPGDPRFRRELQELNPQERVSHTLVCPMADAWKAQGQREVGRIYCEEFHPACYSAYAYDYTYVNLAKTLTQEGDEYCAFNVVLRPENLPEELRPQCFEEYDPAWIPPEIEPENANGKRGFGILSIKLYFHLLQAALDHLGEEGACSVERGLQNFSGVAAEILKTSASKDSRSVDAAFVSDNVPIEMELTEPLWERYGERQAKERMEIHFCKNLLRKLNPEA